TCACGTTGGGCAAACCATCGCGGTCACCACTCGGCGCCACCACGCCCGTGTGCAACAGGCAGTCGGCCCACGCCAATTGCGCCCAAACCTCCGGCTGACCCAGGTGCCCGGTCAGCGTGACCTGATCGTCCAAACCGAGCTCGGCGCGCAACCGCTCCACCCGCGCCCGCTCCGGTCCTTCACCGATGATGCGCGCCGCGAATGGCACGCCCGCATCCCGCAGCGCCGCGTAAATGCGCAACTGATGATCGAGCCCCTTCTTCGCCACCAGTCTCGCAATGCAGACCAGCCTCAGCGCCGAACGATCAGCCCGCAGGCGTTTGAACTCCGGGAAGGTCTCCAGCCCGCGTCGAATCAATCGCACCTTGGCGGCATCGTGCCCGCGCGCGATCAGCGAGTCGCGGCCCATGCCGGTTGAGGTGTGGATGAAGCGCGCCTCGGTCAACTTCTCGTCCAGCCACCAATCGCCACCGTGTTCGTAGATGTCGTAGGCATGCGCGGCCGCACTGAAGCGGTGGCCGTCGAGCCGGTGCAGAATCCACGCCGCCGTCGCCGGCGCTCCGCCCCAGGCCGCGTGAATCAGGTCGGGCGGATCGTTGCGCAGCTCGTGTTGAAACACTCCGGCGAAGCCCGCCCCCAACATGTTCTCCCAAAAGTTCAACCAGCTCGGCGCCCGCCGGGTCCACAGGCCGTGCCACAGGATGCCGAATACATCCCAGCGGGTGATCGCCACGTGCGGGATGATCCAAAAGAGCTCCAGCAAGCGCCACATGGAGAACTTGCGCACAGGGATGCCGTGGAAATCGCCGCCGCCTCCAAAAAGTGAATACACGCGCAGCTCCAGCCCCCGCGCCTGCATCGCCAGCACTTCGCGCTGCAGGAAGGTCTCAGTCGACTTTGGGAAGGTCGTAAACAGGTAGGTCAGCTTGATCGGCGGATCCTGCGGGTCCGCCTCGGCTACCGGCACGAGCTCCGCCTCACTGGCGCTGTCAGATGGAGGCGCCATCGTCCACAATCGGGTCGTCCGTCGGAGCGGGTTTTGATTTGTCCTTCGCGGGCGGAAAACTCTGACGTTCGGCCTGCCACCCAGCCGCGGCTTCGGCCAGTCCCACGAGGTCGCCGATCAACTCCGTCTGGTCATCAGGATACTGCAGCGAAAGGAAGTCGTCGCGGTAACGGGTGTAGGTCTTGGGGTTGGCCATCCACTGGTCGATGATCTTGGCGAAGTCGTCGCCCGATTCGATTTTCTGCGAGCCGGCGCCGTTGCGGAAGAATTTCCAGGTCAGCTTTTCCTGGGGCATGATGCCGCCAAAGGCGTTGAAGATGATTGGGCAGCCCACGTGGAGCGACTTGGCACAGGTGGTGGTGCCGCCGCGGGTCACGATCACATCGGAGGCGATCACCAGCTCATGCATGATGTCGGTGTAGCCCTCGAGGTAGAGCGGCAGATCGGCGTGCTGCGTGCGCCAGTGCGCCAGCATGTTGTAGCACTCCTGGTTGCGGCCGCAGATCACGATCACCTGCAGCTTGTCGGCGTGCTGCCGTAGTGCTTCGAGCAATACGAGATGGTTGTTGGCGCCATTCGACCCGGTGGCGAGAAACACGGTGAAGCGGTCGGCGTGCAGACCCAGTTTCTTGACCCGGTAGCGCGCGCGCTGGGCGGCGTTCATGTGCACCTTGGTCGCGCTCGGTCGCATGAGATGGCCGCGCACCAACGCCCGCTCGGTCGGAATGCCACACTTGACCGCAAAGTCGCGGGCGGTGGGCGTGCGAGAGATGTAGAGGTCGACCGTCGGTTCGATCCAGTTGCGACTGTAACCCCAGCCGCCGGAAAACTCGCCGCAATAGGTCGCACAACGCACCTTGTCGGCGCCGAGCACCTGGCGGGCGAACTGGAAATAACCGCGGTTGAGGCAGTCGTGCACGCTGAGCACGAGGTGCGGTTTATACTCCGTCAGGACATCGCGATAGTAGCCCCGACCGAGCGACACGCTGCGGCGATTGAGGAAGCTGAGCAGCTCCACGAAGGCGTAGAAACCGTTGTGCAGAAACGGCAGCTTCACCTGAATCCAGTTGTAGATGTTCACTCCGGTGCGGTTCACCACGGAGGACTTTTCCAGCATCTGCTCGATGCGCACGT
This portion of the Actomonas aquatica genome encodes:
- a CDS encoding glycosyltransferase family 4 protein, encoding MAPPSDSASEAELVPVAEADPQDPPIKLTYLFTTFPKSTETFLQREVLAMQARGLELRVYSLFGGGGDFHGIPVRKFSMWRLLELFWIIPHVAITRWDVFGILWHGLWTRRAPSWLNFWENMLGAGFAGVFQHELRNDPPDLIHAAWGGAPATAAWILHRLDGHRFSAAAHAYDIYEHGGDWWLDEKLTEARFIHTSTGMGRDSLIARGHDAAKVRLIRRGLETFPEFKRLRADRSALRLVCIARLVAKKGLDHQLRIYAALRDAGVPFAARIIGEGPERARVERLRAELGLDDQVTLTGHLGQPEVWAQLAWADCLLHTGVVAPSGDRDGLPNVIPEAMAAGVVVLTSPHAATTEAITHEETGFVCRETEPEAWVTAFQRVREDDVLTERLRENARAWTEANFDAHTNAAVLHGCFREAVSQP
- a CDS encoding glycosyltransferase, with the protein product MPRQLRILVLTSSTGGGHDARAKAFAEWCFALYRHQVDVRIEQMLEKSSVVNRTGVNIYNWIQVKLPFLHNGFYAFVELLSFLNRRSVSLGRGYYRDVLTEYKPHLVLSVHDCLNRGYFQFARQVLGADKVRCATYCGEFSGGWGYSRNWIEPTVDLYISRTPTARDFAVKCGIPTERALVRGHLMRPSATKVHMNAAQRARYRVKKLGLHADRFTVFLATGSNGANNHLVLLEALRQHADKLQVIVICGRNQECYNMLAHWRTQHADLPLYLEGYTDIMHELVIASDVIVTRGGTTTCAKSLHVGCPIIFNAFGGIMPQEKLTWKFFRNGAGSQKIESGDDFAKIIDQWMANPKTYTRYRDDFLSLQYPDDQTELIGDLVGLAEAAAGWQAERQSFPPAKDKSKPAPTDDPIVDDGASI